A single genomic interval of Syntrophaceae bacterium harbors:
- a CDS encoding lysophospholipid acyltransferase family protein — protein sequence MGIVKDIKFFIARNFLTAVGYHACSLHAKTIRVIPEGIERVREHIAKGGTLVFACWHQRFFTGFWVPRIFGMNPCIMISQSRDGDIVSDVVARIGWVPVRGSSSRGGKKALQEMIAGVEKYRMSGHIVDGPQGPPRVVKPGLVALASQTGAAICPGYISYENPWVFNSWDRFMIPKPFTRVLLRAGDFIFVPRGLDEKGFEETRLAIERTMIEGYAEADAFWQGKRTKVKG from the coding sequence ATGGGAATCGTCAAGGACATCAAGTTTTTCATCGCCCGAAATTTCCTCACCGCGGTGGGCTACCACGCCTGCAGCCTGCACGCGAAGACGATACGGGTCATTCCCGAGGGCATCGAAAGGGTGCGGGAGCACATCGCCAAGGGAGGGACCCTTGTTTTCGCCTGCTGGCACCAGCGGTTCTTCACCGGCTTCTGGGTGCCGAGGATCTTCGGCATGAACCCCTGCATCATGATCAGCCAGAGCCGCGACGGCGACATCGTCTCCGACGTGGTCGCCCGGATCGGCTGGGTTCCCGTGCGGGGCTCGAGTTCCCGGGGGGGCAAGAAGGCGCTGCAGGAGATGATCGCCGGCGTCGAGAAGTACCGGATGAGCGGCCACATCGTCGACGGCCCCCAGGGACCCCCGCGCGTCGTCAAGCCGGGGCTCGTCGCCCTGGCGTCGCAGACGGGCGCGGCCATCTGCCCGGGCTATATCTCCTACGAGAACCCCTGGGTCTTCAACAGCTGGGACCGCTTCATGATCCCCAAGCCGTTCACCCGAGTCCTGCTGCGGGCCGGCGACTTCATCTTCGTGCCGAGGGGTCTCGACGAGAAGGGGTTCGAGGAGACGCGCCTCGCCATCGAGCGCACGATGATCGAGGGCTACGCCGAGGCGGACGCATTCTGGCAAGGAAAAAGGACAAAGGTCAAAGGATAA
- the amrB gene encoding AmmeMemoRadiSam system protein B: MKRRKRCWLTLFIPLLLLPSACQAADRADGPLREPAVAGRFYPESAPALRIAVEKYMAEAVPPVAKDPVAIIVPHAGYVFSGQICADGFNQVRGRRYETVVILGTNHTSSSFRKVGIHPGRGFRTPLGEAAIDGAFVEALLASCPDCTLDASIHAREHSVEVVVPFVQVLFPEAKIVPAVVGEADVEMCRRFGKALARVVKGRNALIVASTDLSHYPSAAHAPMIDHQTLQAVLPMDPARFHAAVHTASDRNIPGLATRVCGEAPVMAAMAAARELGATGGTLVSYAHSGDTVLGDQRQVVGYAAVALGSGQTAAGGPGRTPAKQAAAGGPLNPSDREALLALARETIDRYLSTRTAPLARDPSPALEQTRGLFVTLKKRGELRGCIGEITPEKPLYRLVGSVALKSALEDPRFRPLRHEELRDVEIEISVLTRPAPVSGAEDIVVGRDGVILQKDGRSAVFLPQVATEQGWGREEMLDQLCRKAGLPAGSWKQGARMLTFQAEVFSETDLQKAR; the protein is encoded by the coding sequence ATGAAGAGACGCAAACGTTGTTGGCTGACCCTGTTCATCCCGTTGCTCCTCCTGCCCTCGGCGTGCCAGGCCGCCGATCGGGCCGACGGGCCGCTCAGGGAGCCTGCCGTGGCGGGCCGGTTCTACCCCGAGTCGGCCCCGGCCCTGCGGATCGCCGTCGAGAAGTACATGGCCGAGGCCGTGCCGCCCGTCGCCAAGGACCCCGTCGCGATCATCGTCCCCCACGCGGGCTACGTCTTCTCGGGGCAGATCTGCGCCGACGGGTTCAACCAGGTGCGAGGGCGCCGCTACGAGACCGTGGTCATCCTGGGCACGAATCACACGAGTTCCTCGTTCCGCAAGGTGGGGATTCACCCCGGGCGGGGGTTCCGCACGCCGCTGGGCGAGGCCGCCATCGACGGGGCCTTCGTCGAGGCCCTGCTGGCCAGCTGCCCCGATTGCACGCTCGACGCATCGATCCACGCCCGGGAGCACTCGGTCGAGGTCGTCGTCCCCTTCGTCCAGGTGCTCTTCCCGGAGGCGAAGATCGTGCCTGCCGTCGTGGGCGAAGCGGACGTCGAGATGTGCCGGCGCTTCGGCAAGGCCCTGGCCCGCGTGGTCAAGGGCCGAAACGCGCTGATCGTGGCGAGCACCGACCTCTCGCACTACCCGTCGGCAGCCCATGCCCCCATGATCGACCACCAGACGCTGCAGGCCGTGCTCCCCATGGACCCCGCGCGCTTCCACGCCGCCGTGCACACCGCATCGGACCGCAACATCCCCGGCCTCGCCACGAGGGTCTGCGGCGAGGCGCCCGTCATGGCCGCCATGGCCGCCGCCAGGGAGCTCGGCGCCACAGGCGGCACCCTGGTGAGCTATGCCCACTCGGGCGACACTGTCCTCGGGGATCAGCGACAGGTGGTGGGCTACGCCGCCGTGGCCCTGGGCTCCGGCCAAACGGCCGCGGGCGGGCCCGGGAGAACCCCGGCGAAGCAGGCCGCCGCCGGGGGGCCCCTGAACCCCTCCGACCGCGAGGCGCTGCTGGCACTGGCACGGGAGACGATCGACCGGTATCTGTCGACCAGGACGGCCCCCCTGGCGCGCGACCCCTCGCCCGCCCTCGAACAGACACGGGGCCTGTTCGTGACGCTCAAGAAGCGCGGGGAGCTCCGCGGCTGCATCGGCGAGATCACCCCCGAAAAGCCGCTCTACCGGCTCGTCGGGTCCGTGGCCCTGAAGTCGGCCCTGGAAGACCCGCGTTTCCGGCCGCTGCGGCACGAAGAGCTGCGGGACGTCGAGATCGAGATCTCGGTGCTCACGCGCCCCGCGCCCGTGTCCGGTGCCGAGGACATCGTCGTGGGGCGCGACGGCGTCATCCTGCAGAAGGACGGCCGCTCGGCGGTGTTCCTGCCCCAGGTCGCGACGGAGCAGGGCTGGGGTCGCGAGGAGATGCTGGACCAGCTTTGCCGGAAGGCGGGGCTGCCCGCCGGCAGCTGGAAGCAGGGCGCGCGGATGCTCACGTTCCAGGCGGAGGTCTTCAGCGAGACGGACCTCCAGAAGGCCCGATGA
- the pgsA gene encoding CDP-diacylglycerol--glycerol-3-phosphate 3-phosphatidyltransferase, with product MLNLPNAITVLRIGILPVLFLVLLEPGEGMSLAIAILFILAALTDLLDGYVARRYNIVTRIGKLLDPIADKIIMSTALVLLIPIGRAPAWVVALMIMRDFAVDGLRSMAAAEGHVIEASRIGKYKTLCQIVAVSALIIHYPIYGIDASSIGTVFLYVALVLSLWSGFDYLVKFYRTTLV from the coding sequence ATTCTGAACCTGCCCAACGCCATCACGGTGCTGCGCATCGGGATTCTCCCGGTGCTCTTCCTGGTCCTGCTCGAGCCGGGAGAGGGCATGAGTCTCGCCATCGCGATCCTCTTCATCCTCGCGGCCCTGACGGACCTTCTCGACGGCTACGTGGCGCGGCGATACAACATCGTGACGCGCATCGGGAAGCTCCTGGACCCCATCGCCGACAAGATCATCATGAGCACGGCCCTGGTGCTCCTCATCCCGATCGGGCGTGCCCCGGCGTGGGTCGTGGCGCTGATGATCATGCGGGATTTCGCCGTGGACGGGCTCCGGAGCATGGCCGCAGCCGAGGGCCATGTCATCGAGGCGAGCCGGATCGGCAAGTACAAGACGCTCTGCCAGATCGTCGCCGTCTCGGCCCTCATCATCCACTACCCCATCTACGGCATCGACGCGTCGAGCATCGGGACGGTGTTTCTCTATGTCGCCCTGGTCCTATCGCTGTGGTCCGGGTTCGACTACCTGGTGAAGTTCTACCGCACCACCCTGGTTTAG
- a CDS encoding YHS domain-containing protein, translating to MYRIIVIGIILILAYLLLKRFLFPSGRIDDRRRDTRKIPGEDLVEDPHCHTYVPVSEAYRVRMGGKTLYFCSEECYRKFRDKGGRIPD from the coding sequence ATGTATCGAATCATCGTCATCGGCATCATCCTCATCCTGGCGTATCTCCTGCTGAAGAGATTTCTCTTTCCGTCGGGCCGCATCGACGACCGGAGGCGCGACACGCGGAAGATCCCGGGGGAAGACCTGGTCGAGGACCCGCACTGCCACACCTATGTGCCGGTCAGCGAGGCGTACCGGGTGAGGATGGGCGGAAAAACACTTTATTTCTGCAGTGAAGAGTGCTACAGAAAATTCCGCGACAAGGGCGGCCGCATTCCCGACTGA
- the fsa gene encoding fructose-6-phosphate aldolase has product MKFFIDSANIGDIREALSLGMCDGVTTNPSLVAKEKRPFDDVVREILAAVPGPVSLEVVSLDAAGMVAEAKKLAELGGNVVIKVPMTTEGLKATKILSGEGIDVNQTLVFSPVQALMAAKAGAAYVSPFVGRLDDVAQNGMELVEQILGIYDNYGFTTEVIVASVRHPMHVLKAAMLGADIATIPFSVIAQLAKHPLTDTGIEKFLADWEKVPK; this is encoded by the coding sequence ATGAAGTTTTTCATCGACTCGGCCAATATCGGCGACATCAGGGAGGCGTTGAGCCTCGGCATGTGCGACGGCGTGACGACGAACCCGAGCCTGGTGGCGAAGGAAAAGAGGCCGTTCGATGACGTCGTCCGGGAAATCCTTGCGGCGGTGCCCGGTCCCGTGAGCCTCGAGGTGGTGAGTCTCGACGCGGCGGGCATGGTGGCGGAGGCCAAGAAACTGGCCGAGCTGGGCGGCAATGTCGTCATCAAGGTCCCCATGACGACGGAGGGTCTCAAGGCGACGAAAATCCTGTCGGGGGAGGGCATCGACGTGAACCAGACGCTCGTCTTCTCCCCCGTCCAGGCCCTGATGGCGGCCAAGGCGGGCGCCGCCTACGTGAGCCCCTTCGTGGGCAGGCTCGACGACGTGGCCCAGAACGGGATGGAACTCGTCGAGCAGATCCTCGGCATCTACGACAACTACGGGTTCACCACCGAGGTCATCGTGGCCAGTGTGCGTCACCCCATGCACGTGCTGAAGGCGGCGATGCTGGGTGCCGACATCGCCACGATCCCCTTCAGCGTCATCGCCCAGCTGGCGAAGCACCCCCTGACCGACACGGGGATCGAGAAGTTCCTGGCGGACTGGGAGAAGGTCCCGAAGTAA
- the amrS gene encoding AmmeMemoRadiSam system radical SAM enzyme, protein MISRREFMQALARLAPALGGSGLVLSEPAALRPFLDILGGTALAGDRADELVREAPRARFWSGAGGGRVQCRLCARECLLADGQRGLCRSRMNVGGEMRSLVYGRPVSVHVDPIEKKPFYHFLPGSQAYSIGTTGCPLRCKFCQNWQTSQASPEDFRVRFTPPGAVVESVRARKAPVIAYTYNEPLVFTEYLLDIASAARLRGIRSTMVTCGYMATGALAEICQALDAVKVDLKGYSESFYRNACGGELKPVLRTIRQIAKSRVHLEIVNLVVPTLNDADSMIAGLCDWVMGELGPDVPLHFTRFRPDYQMPHLPPTPTATLERARAMALSRGIRYAYVGNVPGHPGNSTYCPSCRKEVIRRTQFFVEEMHVKGGRCGYCGKKIAGVFV, encoded by the coding sequence ATGATCTCCCGGCGCGAATTCATGCAGGCCCTGGCACGGCTGGCGCCGGCGCTGGGCGGCTCAGGGCTCGTCCTGTCGGAGCCCGCGGCTCTCCGACCCTTCCTGGACATCCTGGGTGGGACCGCGCTTGCTGGGGACCGGGCTGACGAGCTGGTCCGCGAGGCACCGCGCGCCCGCTTCTGGTCCGGCGCGGGCGGCGGCCGGGTCCAGTGCCGCCTCTGCGCGCGCGAGTGCCTGCTGGCCGACGGGCAGCGGGGCCTGTGCCGATCGAGAATGAACGTGGGAGGCGAGATGCGGAGCCTCGTCTACGGGCGGCCCGTCTCCGTCCACGTGGACCCCATCGAGAAAAAACCCTTCTACCATTTCCTGCCCGGCTCACAGGCCTACTCGATCGGCACGACGGGCTGCCCGCTGCGCTGCAAGTTCTGCCAGAACTGGCAGACATCCCAGGCCTCGCCGGAAGACTTTCGCGTCCGCTTCACCCCGCCCGGCGCGGTCGTCGAGTCGGTCCGTGCCCGCAAGGCGCCCGTCATCGCCTATACCTACAACGAGCCGCTGGTCTTCACGGAGTACCTGCTCGACATCGCGAGCGCCGCACGCCTGCGCGGCATCCGATCGACGATGGTGACCTGCGGCTACATGGCCACGGGCGCCCTCGCGGAGATCTGCCAGGCCCTCGACGCCGTCAAGGTCGATCTGAAGGGCTACAGCGAGAGCTTTTACCGCAATGCCTGCGGCGGCGAGCTGAAGCCCGTGCTCCGCACGATCCGGCAGATCGCGAAGAGCCGCGTGCACCTGGAGATCGTCAACCTCGTCGTCCCCACCCTCAACGACGCGGACAGCATGATCGCCGGCCTCTGCGACTGGGTCATGGGCGAGCTGGGCCCCGATGTGCCCCTGCACTTCACGCGGTTCCGCCCCGACTACCAGATGCCGCACCTGCCGCCCACGCCCACGGCAACCCTCGAGAGGGCCCGGGCGATGGCCCTGTCCCGCGGCATCCGCTACGCCTATGTGGGCAACGTGCCTGGCCACCCGGGCAACAGCACCTACTGCCCGTCCTGCAGGAAAGAGGTGATCCGGCGGACGCAGTTCTTCGTCGAGGAGATGCACGTGAAGGGCGGCCGATGCGGGTACTGCGGGAAAAAGATCGCCGGGGTCTTCGTTTGA